The following are encoded in a window of Methylicorpusculum oleiharenae genomic DNA:
- the csy3 gene encoding type I-F CRISPR-associated protein Csy3: MAEKTTKSTVLSLPSVLAFSRKLEVSDALMASGLWSDIDKSDKWQPIALHEKRNRATHSQFGAKDDDKSKPNLSWGDDATLPHDVDTLRVKFTLKVLGQLEEPTACNTPAFEEKVTDIVAAYRIEHEFKELALRYANNIVNGRFLWRNRVGAESISIEIKHGERRWLFDAYDYLLNQFRALPDESNHPFAQLVSTIQSGLQGDGFEYLEITAFSKLGSGQHVFPSQEMVMNPPKDQKTKFLFQLNGCAGMHSEKIGNALRTIDTWYTDDCNVKAIAIEPYGSVTSRGEAYRISKNDFYTLFIKWLKEGEIPAEQQHYVIATLIRGGVFGGNE; encoded by the coding sequence AGCCGTAAACTGGAAGTGTCTGATGCATTAATGGCATCGGGCTTGTGGTCCGACATCGACAAGTCCGATAAATGGCAACCGATTGCCTTGCATGAAAAAAGAAACCGCGCTACTCATAGTCAATTTGGTGCTAAAGATGACGACAAATCAAAGCCCAATCTTTCTTGGGGTGACGATGCCACCCTACCGCATGATGTTGATACCTTACGTGTCAAATTTACATTAAAAGTTTTGGGACAGCTTGAAGAACCGACAGCCTGTAACACGCCAGCGTTTGAAGAAAAGGTGACTGATATTGTGGCGGCCTATCGTATCGAACATGAATTTAAAGAATTAGCTCTCCGGTATGCCAATAACATTGTGAATGGACGGTTTTTATGGCGTAACCGTGTTGGTGCCGAGTCTATCAGTATTGAAATAAAACACGGCGAAAGGCGCTGGCTATTTGATGCCTACGACTACCTTCTTAATCAATTCAGAGCATTACCCGATGAAAGTAACCATCCTTTTGCCCAATTGGTTTCAACAATCCAAAGCGGTTTGCAAGGCGACGGTTTTGAGTACTTAGAAATAACTGCATTCTCTAAACTTGGATCAGGTCAGCATGTATTTCCATCACAAGAAATGGTCATGAATCCGCCAAAAGATCAAAAAACGAAGTTTTTATTTCAATTAAATGGTTGTGCCGGTATGCACTCCGAAAAAATCGGCAATGCCTTGCGGACTATCGACACATGGTACACAGACGACTGTAATGTAAAAGCTATTGCCATCGAGCCGTATGGTTCGGTTACATCTCGTGGAGAAGCCTACCGCATTTCAAAAAATGATTTTTATACCTTATTCATTAAATGGCTGAAAGAAGGCGAGATTCCCGCCGAACAGCAGCATTATGTTATTGCGACGCTGATTCGCGGGGGTGTCTTTGGGGGTAATGAGTAA
- the cas6f gene encoding type I-F CRISPR-associated endoribonuclease Cas6/Csy4 has translation MMNYYQELSLLPQDEVPIHFLWSKVFQQIHLGLVEIQDDQGCVPIGVSFPEYVTGQKFSILGDKLRLFAIDEMTLARFDVAKWLARLSDYVHWTGIRPVPEKITAYAFFQREQPKTSKERLARRYAKRHHIDYDSAYQRYSEMPHKSIATPFIRLKSLSGNQEFCLWIKKSTTTESTGTTFSSYGLSAVSTVPDF, from the coding sequence ATGATGAATTATTATCAGGAACTATCGTTATTACCCCAAGATGAAGTCCCTATCCATTTCCTCTGGTCAAAAGTCTTCCAGCAAATCCATTTGGGATTGGTCGAGATACAGGATGATCAGGGATGCGTGCCGATTGGTGTCTCGTTTCCTGAATATGTAACGGGGCAAAAATTCAGCATATTGGGCGACAAATTGCGGTTGTTTGCTATAGACGAAATGACACTCGCTCGATTTGATGTCGCCAAATGGTTGGCTCGTTTGAGCGACTACGTCCATTGGACCGGCATTCGCCCCGTGCCGGAAAAAATTACGGCTTACGCCTTTTTTCAACGAGAACAGCCCAAAACCAGCAAAGAGCGTTTAGCCAGGCGCTATGCAAAAAGGCATCACATCGACTATGACTCGGCGTATCAACGCTATAGCGAAATGCCTCATAAAAGCATTGCGACACCCTTTATCCGTCTTAAAAGCTTGAGTGGAAACCAGGAGTTTTGTCTCTGGATTAAAAAATCCACGACTACCGAGTCCACTGGCACGACATTCAGCAGCTATGGTTTAAGTGCTGTTTCAACCGTGCCTGATTTTTGA